Proteins from a single region of Oscillatoria sp. FACHB-1407:
- a CDS encoding helix-hairpin-helix domain-containing protein → MRVLRYLMIAITIACLAIGLNNCASSRPSDVALPPAVTSPAATDTTTDSGDRKININTAILSELDKLEAELGIPALSHQIQASRPYGSPADLVSKGVLTQEQFAQIQDQITVEEIVLTGEARDVDYLLKLGLMKGHMIIAGQLLELGFPDKAEPHLGHPVEEIYVDIAEQLPERGVSDFSEGLIQVQELVRSKPNDPQVQSAFEAANKAIDEAIAVLPAEQRQSPAFVLQVINGMLDTAAAEYTASISDGKITAEIEYQDSRGFVEYSKDTLFRSIETKLTEENEEVARTLNSELSGLFAAWPQPIPPTTPVVAADDVANQVKRFETTSTPVIESASIR, encoded by the coding sequence ATGCGAGTGCTTCGATATTTGATGATTGCAATCACGATCGCGTGTTTGGCAATTGGTCTAAATAATTGTGCCAGTTCAAGACCGTCTGATGTCGCGTTACCCCCTGCTGTGACTAGCCCGGCGGCAACTGATACCACAACCGATAGTGGCGATCGCAAAATCAATATCAACACCGCAATTTTGTCAGAGTTAGACAAACTAGAGGCGGAACTGGGCATTCCTGCGTTGTCCCACCAGATTCAAGCTAGTCGCCCCTACGGCAGCCCTGCCGATCTGGTTAGCAAAGGTGTTTTAACGCAGGAGCAGTTTGCTCAAATTCAAGACCAGATAACGGTTGAAGAAATTGTTCTAACGGGAGAAGCCAGAGATGTCGATTACCTGCTGAAGTTGGGCTTGATGAAGGGGCACATGATCATTGCAGGACAGTTGTTAGAACTGGGCTTTCCCGATAAAGCAGAACCGCACCTGGGTCACCCTGTTGAAGAAATTTATGTCGATATTGCTGAGCAGTTGCCCGAACGCGGTGTATCTGATTTTAGTGAGGGGCTGATTCAGGTGCAGGAGCTAGTACGCTCTAAACCCAATGATCCACAAGTACAATCGGCGTTTGAGGCAGCGAACAAAGCCATTGATGAGGCGATCGCCGTTCTTCCCGCAGAGCAACGCCAATCCCCCGCTTTTGTGTTGCAAGTCATCAACGGTATGTTAGACACAGCAGCGGCTGAATACACAGCTTCGATCAGCGATGGCAAAATTACGGCGGAGATTGAATATCAAGATTCACGCGGGTTTGTCGAATATTCCAAAGACACCCTCTTCAGGTCAATTGAAACCAAACTAACTGAAGAGAATGAGGAAGTCGCTCGAACCCTCAACTCTGAGCTTTCTGGCTTGTTTGCAGCGTGGCCTCAACCTATTCCCCCGACGACTCCTGTAGTGGCAGCAGATGACGTTGCAAATCAGGTCAAACGCTTTGAAACAACCAGCACCCCGGTTATTGAATCTGCTTCAATCCGCTAA
- a CDS encoding carboxymuconolactone decarboxylase family protein: MHSSQTDLHNRVASGVQQERSPQSSESMAGDRYQRGWAKLQEIDGEAGERVIESLKAIAPDLGRYIIEFAFGDVYSRPELDLKSREIATVAALTAMGTAQAQLKVHIHAALNVGCSRAEIVEVILQMAVYAGFPAALNGIAIAQQVFAERDQPSR, encoded by the coding sequence ATGCATTCTTCTCAAACTGATTTGCATAACCGTGTCGCTTCTGGGGTCCAACAGGAGCGATCGCCTCAATCTTCAGAATCCATGGCTGGCGATCGCTATCAGCGAGGGTGGGCAAAGCTTCAGGAGATTGATGGTGAAGCGGGAGAACGAGTGATTGAAAGTCTCAAGGCGATCGCACCTGATTTAGGACGTTACATTATTGAGTTTGCGTTTGGAGATGTCTACTCGCGCCCAGAACTGGACTTGAAATCTAGGGAAATCGCGACTGTCGCGGCTCTCACGGCAATGGGGACTGCTCAAGCACAACTTAAAGTTCACATCCATGCTGCTCTCAATGTGGGTTGCAGTCGTGCAGAAATTGTTGAGGTGATTTTGCAAATGGCAGTATATGCCGGGTTTCCGGCTGCGCTGAATGGTATTGCCATTGCTCAACAGGTTTTTGCTGAACGGGATCAACCGTCTCGATAA
- the pstC gene encoding phosphate ABC transporter permease subunit PstC produces MTAGTPEDLQNTSSLDLTSTEDEGLWLDVAFTWLVRLFAFCTIAIMVWMTVVIFQQAFPAIQEFGIGFLWSQEWDVGALLFGALPYIYGTLATSTIALLIAIPIGLSVALVTSENFLPPWVRSPIAFLVELIAAIPSVIIGLWGIFVLIPFLLPITLWLHNTLGWIPLFSTEPFGPGLLPAGVILAIMILPTMAAISREVLIAVPGELRSASGALGATRWETIFRVILPAGLSGTLGAATLALGRALGETMAVTMVIGNSPLISISLLDPASSIPSLLANQFAEALDDLHIGALMYLALILFVLTLVVNIIAVLMVRFLSPNLRES; encoded by the coding sequence ATGACTGCTGGAACTCCTGAAGACTTGCAAAACACCAGTTCTCTTGACTTAACCAGCACTGAGGATGAAGGGTTGTGGCTTGACGTTGCCTTTACCTGGCTAGTCCGGCTTTTTGCATTTTGTACGATCGCCATCATGGTTTGGATGACGGTCGTGATCTTTCAACAGGCATTTCCTGCAATTCAAGAATTTGGGATAGGCTTCCTGTGGAGTCAGGAGTGGGATGTGGGAGCCCTGCTGTTTGGAGCGTTGCCCTACATTTATGGCACACTTGCCACATCCACTATCGCCCTTCTAATCGCCATTCCGATTGGATTGTCAGTGGCACTGGTTACGAGTGAGAATTTTTTGCCTCCCTGGGTGCGATCGCCCATTGCCTTTCTGGTTGAGTTAATTGCTGCTATTCCCAGCGTAATTATTGGGTTGTGGGGCATTTTTGTATTGATCCCCTTCCTGTTGCCGATCACGCTCTGGCTGCATAACACGTTAGGGTGGATTCCCCTCTTCAGTACTGAACCGTTTGGGCCAGGGCTACTGCCCGCAGGTGTCATTCTGGCTATTATGATCCTGCCAACCATGGCAGCGATCAGCCGCGAGGTCTTAATTGCAGTGCCCGGTGAGTTACGCAGTGCCTCCGGGGCGTTAGGAGCAACCCGTTGGGAAACCATTTTCCGAGTCATTTTGCCCGCTGGATTGTCCGGCACTCTGGGAGCAGCTACCCTGGCACTAGGGCGAGCCCTGGGAGAGACGATGGCGGTCACGATGGTGATTGGTAACTCACCACTGATCAGTATTTCTTTACTCGACCCTGCTTCCAGCATCCCATCGCTGTTAGCTAATCAATTTGCTGAGGCACTGGATGATTTACACATTGGTGCTCTGATGTATCTCGCACTTATCCTATTCGTGTTGACACTCGTTGTTAATATCATTGCAGTGTTAATGGTGCGGTTTTTAAGTCCGAATTTACGGGAGAGTTAA
- a CDS encoding class I SAM-dependent methyltransferase: protein MPHSPPWLYNEFQHVGTDFEDPTQVETYDRNQRSSTPETEQALITQLGIFGGHTVIDLGCGTGTFAIQAALAGAQVFAIDVSQNMLTYAQRKAESSGATNIQFHQAGFLTYEHTAVPVDFIVSKFALHHLPDFWKMVAFQRMVTMLKQNGTFYLRDVVFSFAPSDYQTHLNDWIQRMAKPVAEGWTMQDFETHIREEYTTFGWILEGMLTQAGLAIASAHYPTPTYAEYISTKL from the coding sequence ATGCCCCACTCTCCACCCTGGCTCTACAACGAGTTTCAGCACGTTGGGACTGACTTCGAAGATCCCACTCAGGTTGAAACCTACGATCGCAATCAGCGTTCTTCCACTCCTGAAACAGAGCAAGCTTTAATCACTCAATTGGGTATATTTGGAGGTCACACTGTTATCGACTTGGGTTGCGGTACGGGCACATTTGCCATTCAAGCGGCATTAGCTGGTGCTCAAGTCTTTGCGATCGATGTGTCACAGAATATGTTGACTTACGCGCAACGCAAAGCTGAGTCTTCTGGAGCAACAAACATTCAGTTTCATCAGGCAGGTTTTCTCACGTACGAGCACACCGCTGTACCCGTTGACTTCATCGTCAGTAAATTTGCGTTGCATCATCTCCCCGACTTCTGGAAGATGGTCGCGTTTCAGCGAATGGTTACGATGCTCAAGCAGAACGGTACGTTTTATTTGCGAGATGTCGTGTTTTCTTTTGCCCCGTCTGACTATCAAACCCACTTAAATGACTGGATTCAACGGATGGCGAAACCAGTTGCAGAAGGATGGACGATGCAGGATTTTGAAACTCACATTCGTGAGGAATACACTACCTTCGGTTGGATTTTAGAAGGGATGCTGACTCAGGCAGGATTGGCGATCGCCTCCGCTCACTATCCCACCCCAACCTACGCCGAATACATCTCCACCAAGCTTTGA
- a CDS encoding DUF4189 domain-containing protein, giving the protein MFKSKWSRRVGAAIASLPAIALVATTQALAADKFGAIAYSEATGGYGYSRDYPTQGDAEIRALNECEAHSGSSDCQVLLWFRNACGALATASNGAYGSGWGINRSIAEGYAVETCSAYGADCAPIMWVCTSR; this is encoded by the coding sequence ATGTTTAAGTCAAAATGGAGTCGGAGAGTTGGTGCAGCTATTGCAAGCCTTCCAGCGATCGCGTTAGTCGCAACAACACAGGCACTTGCCGCTGATAAGTTTGGAGCGATCGCTTACTCTGAGGCAACCGGGGGATACGGCTACTCCCGCGACTACCCAACGCAAGGTGATGCAGAAATACGAGCATTGAACGAGTGCGAAGCTCATTCGGGTAGCAGCGATTGTCAAGTGTTGCTGTGGTTTCGCAATGCCTGTGGTGCTTTAGCGACGGCTTCTAATGGAGCCTATGGGTCAGGTTGGGGCATCAATCGTTCGATTGCAGAAGGCTATGCGGTTGAGACATGCAGTGCCTACGGTGCTGACTGTGCTCCCATCATGTGGGTTTGTACCTCTCGGTAA
- a CDS encoding FTR1 family iron permease translates to MNLSLILPSFIITLREGVEAALVVGIVLACLQKAKRTQLNSWVYLGLAAGVLVSALIGLLFGWIIRALGSASPATEPLLEAGFSAIAIVLLSWMLIWMTQQARSMRMLVEGEVTQALSNHASAAWGIFSLIFIAVLREGFETIVFIAAKFQQGMLPALGAFAGLVTAAVIGIALFKWGVKLNLRLFFQVMGVLLLLVVAGLVITTLGHADAVMAILAGRDRASASLCFYYEHFTRVHSCILGPLVWDFSAFLPDDQFPGLILSALFGYTQRLYQVQAIAYFLFLITVGGLYFQSLSGRLLPLRLQK, encoded by the coding sequence ATGAATCTGAGTCTGATACTTCCCTCTTTTATCATCACGCTGCGAGAAGGTGTAGAAGCGGCACTTGTCGTGGGCATTGTGCTGGCGTGTTTGCAAAAAGCCAAACGCACTCAACTCAATTCCTGGGTTTATCTGGGGTTAGCGGCAGGGGTTCTAGTTAGTGCTTTGATTGGCTTACTATTTGGCTGGATCATCCGTGCCCTCGGATCTGCCAGTCCTGCTACAGAACCCCTTTTAGAAGCTGGATTTAGTGCGATCGCAATTGTGTTGCTGAGTTGGATGTTGATCTGGATGACTCAGCAAGCCCGCTCAATGCGAATGTTGGTTGAAGGGGAAGTCACTCAGGCATTGAGCAACCATGCTAGTGCAGCTTGGGGTATCTTTAGCCTGATTTTTATCGCGGTTTTGCGTGAAGGGTTTGAAACGATTGTTTTCATTGCTGCCAAGTTTCAGCAGGGAATGCTGCCTGCATTGGGGGCATTTGCTGGATTAGTTACGGCTGCTGTGATTGGTATTGCTTTGTTTAAGTGGGGCGTCAAACTCAATCTGCGATTGTTTTTTCAGGTCATGGGGGTTTTGTTGTTGCTAGTCGTAGCAGGATTGGTCATTACCACGTTAGGACACGCTGATGCAGTCATGGCTATTTTGGCAGGTCGCGATCGCGCCTCTGCGTCTCTCTGTTTCTACTATGAACACTTCACCCGCGTTCACTCTTGTATTTTGGGTCCGCTCGTATGGGATTTCTCAGCCTTCCTGCCCGATGACCAATTCCCTGGATTGATTCTCAGTGCTCTATTTGGTTACACTCAACGGCTCTATCAAGTGCAGGCGATCGCCTATTTTCTTTTTTTAATCACCGTTGGTGGACTGTACTTCCAGAGCCTTTCGGGTCGGCTCCTCCCTCTACGCCTTCAGAAGTAG
- a CDS encoding type II toxin-antitoxin system PemK/MazF family toxin, with protein MYRGEIWWANLPDPVGSEPGYRRPVLVVQDDTFNQSRISTVIVVIITSNIRLAEAPGNVLLPKGATGLSRDSVANVSQILTVDKTFLVECIGSLPNDLQEEIDDGLRTVLYL; from the coding sequence ATGTATCGGGGAGAAATTTGGTGGGCGAATTTACCTGATCCAGTAGGTTCAGAGCCTGGATACCGTCGTCCTGTTTTAGTCGTTCAGGATGATACCTTTAATCAAAGCCGTATCAGTACAGTTATCGTTGTCATTATCACTTCAAATATTCGGTTGGCAGAAGCCCCAGGCAATGTACTGTTACCGAAAGGAGCAACAGGCTTATCTAGGGATTCCGTCGCTAATGTATCTCAAATTCTCACAGTCGATAAAACGTTCTTGGTTGAGTGTATTGGTTCCTTACCAAACGACTTGCAGGAGGAGATAGATGATGGACTACGAACAGTCTTGTATCTGTAG
- the pstA gene encoding phosphate ABC transporter permease PstA, giving the protein MTNSPPLSVSPLENDPVNDLSSPLPMKRRLFSIGMTTLAFVLAAIALLPLGAVLVEILKQGLPNLRWEVLVSLPAPIGMEDVSNGFGNAIVGTFIMVGLAALFSVPVGMLAAIFLSEFGQKAAVTETIRFIVTVLSGVPSIVVGVFAYGVIVFTTKQFSAIAGSFALAVVMLPIIVLSTEEALKLVPTNQRLASSALGANRLQTTLRVVVTSALPGITTGILLAIARAAGETAPLLFTALFSQNWPDPLPGGLFSPMPSMSVLIYNYANSPFVEQNQMAWTASLVLVGLVLLTSILSRLVTRQRSTSR; this is encoded by the coding sequence ATGACAAATTCGCCTCCGTTATCTGTTTCCCCCCTCGAAAACGATCCGGTGAATGACCTGAGTAGTCCTTTACCCATGAAGCGTCGCTTATTCAGCATTGGCATGACGACGCTCGCGTTTGTGTTGGCAGCGATCGCCCTTTTACCTCTGGGTGCCGTGTTGGTTGAGATTCTCAAACAGGGTTTACCCAATCTGCGCTGGGAAGTGCTTGTCTCCTTGCCTGCTCCTATTGGGATGGAAGACGTATCCAATGGGTTTGGGAATGCTATCGTCGGCACCTTTATCATGGTGGGTTTGGCCGCTCTGTTCAGTGTGCCTGTGGGGATGTTAGCTGCTATCTTTTTGTCGGAATTTGGGCAGAAAGCAGCCGTCACAGAAACGATTCGGTTTATAGTAACGGTGTTGAGTGGGGTGCCCTCGATCGTTGTTGGGGTGTTTGCCTACGGGGTCATTGTCTTCACGACAAAACAGTTCTCAGCGATCGCCGGTAGCTTTGCCTTAGCAGTCGTCATGTTGCCCATCATCGTTCTCTCAACTGAAGAAGCATTGAAGCTTGTTCCCACCAATCAACGGCTTGCCTCGTCTGCATTAGGAGCCAACCGTCTGCAAACGACGTTGCGAGTGGTCGTTACCTCCGCGTTGCCAGGTATCACGACAGGCATTCTTCTCGCTATTGCGCGTGCAGCAGGTGAAACGGCTCCCTTACTCTTTACAGCCCTGTTTAGCCAAAACTGGCCCGATCCTTTACCAGGGGGATTGTTTAGCCCCATGCCGTCGATGTCCGTTCTGATTTATAACTACGCCAATTCTCCATTTGTGGAGCAAAACCAGATGGCCTGGACAGCATCTCTCGTTTTAGTTGGGCTAGTCCTGCTCACCAGCATTCTCTCTCGTTTGGTTACTCGTCAACGATCCACTTCTCGCTAA
- a CDS encoding methyltransferase domain-containing protein: MNNTQHQQAIEHFRQGRYAEAIDLYEQYLDEENSDEAEPSQYWYLGMALLLHQQPLEAEAIWLSAIAPAHPDQVDALVQDWARTLFKEAFHFQTTNQLPEAELLYQQILQQIPNSAETYENLAIVLVGQGKLDEVEVLVQSATELQDEHPELAQKINGLLQYAKDNPVPKAIYKPEVFYVDTLDAAKGIILTPEEGTTTEERWQIETPYLAEQLGLELHPKPNDLILDFGCGIGRLAKEVINRYDCLVLGVDMSQQMLQFAIDYVASPKFMTCSPVALDRLIQNGLRVDHAYSTWVIQHCHDPHLELARIKQVLKPGGRFYIVNAYYRCVPSNLGWVDDDIDVAALLRSEFQELSCTALPEAITTPELAQNCFCMTVRKKEE, translated from the coding sequence ATGAATAACACTCAACACCAACAGGCGATCGAACATTTTCGTCAGGGCCGTTATGCTGAGGCGATCGACCTGTACGAGCAATATTTGGACGAAGAGAACTCAGATGAGGCTGAGCCATCTCAATATTGGTATCTGGGCATGGCATTGTTGCTTCATCAGCAACCGTTAGAGGCAGAAGCCATCTGGTTATCTGCGATCGCTCCCGCTCATCCGGATCAGGTTGACGCATTGGTGCAAGATTGGGCAAGGACATTATTCAAAGAAGCATTTCACTTTCAAACGACAAATCAACTACCAGAAGCAGAACTGCTCTATCAGCAAATCTTGCAGCAGATTCCTAACTCGGCAGAGACTTACGAAAACCTGGCGATCGTGTTGGTGGGTCAGGGTAAGTTAGACGAGGTTGAAGTTTTGGTGCAGTCAGCGACAGAACTCCAAGACGAACATCCAGAGTTAGCACAAAAAATTAATGGTTTGTTGCAGTACGCGAAGGATAATCCTGTTCCAAAAGCCATTTATAAGCCAGAGGTGTTTTATGTCGATACGCTGGATGCTGCAAAAGGCATTATTTTAACGCCAGAAGAGGGAACCACCACTGAAGAACGCTGGCAGATTGAAACTCCCTATCTGGCTGAGCAGTTGGGTTTAGAATTACACCCAAAACCCAATGATTTAATCCTTGATTTTGGGTGTGGCATCGGTCGGTTAGCCAAGGAAGTCATCAACCGTTACGATTGCCTGGTTTTGGGCGTAGATATGAGTCAGCAAATGTTGCAATTTGCGATTGACTACGTCGCCTCACCCAAATTCATGACCTGCTCACCCGTTGCGCTCGATCGCCTGATTCAAAATGGTCTGCGGGTGGATCACGCCTATAGCACTTGGGTAATTCAGCACTGCCATGATCCACATCTGGAATTGGCTCGAATTAAGCAAGTTCTCAAACCCGGTGGACGATTTTACATCGTCAATGCCTACTATCGTTGTGTGCCGTCTAATTTGGGTTGGGTAGATGATGACATTGATGTTGCAGCACTATTGCGAAGCGAGTTTCAAGAACTTAGCTGCACCGCTTTGCCAGAAGCTATTACCACCCCAGAACTAGCCCAAAATTGCTTTTGTATGACGGTAAGAAAAAAAGAAGAGTGA
- a CDS encoding SDR family NAD(P)-dependent oxidoreductase produces the protein MSDKLKGKVAIVTGASSGIGEATALALAAEGASVAIAARRSDRLETLASRITEKGGQVLTITADVADEAQVNDMVQQTHAKFGRVDILVNNAGVMLLGPIEGANTEDWRRMINVNVLGLMYATHAVLPLMKAQGIGHIVNISSVAGRIASANTGVYNATKWAVGAFSESLRKEVYQSNIRVTIIEPGLVATELPQHITNPMAKEAALGFYGSVKNLDSEDIAAAIAYAVTQPPHVNVNEILIRPTEQER, from the coding sequence ATGTCTGACAAATTGAAAGGCAAAGTGGCGATCGTGACTGGAGCCTCGTCTGGTATTGGTGAAGCCACCGCTCTGGCTCTGGCAGCAGAAGGAGCAAGTGTGGCGATCGCCGCCCGTCGAAGCGATCGCTTAGAGACACTCGCAAGCCGCATCACCGAGAAAGGAGGGCAGGTGCTCACCATCACCGCCGATGTAGCTGACGAAGCACAGGTCAACGATATGGTGCAGCAAACCCATGCCAAATTTGGCAGAGTCGATATTCTCGTCAACAACGCTGGGGTTATGTTGTTGGGTCCCATTGAAGGCGCAAACACCGAAGATTGGCGACGCATGATTAACGTGAATGTGTTGGGGTTGATGTATGCCACCCATGCCGTATTGCCTCTGATGAAAGCACAGGGCATCGGACACATCGTCAACATCTCCTCGGTGGCAGGTCGAATTGCGAGTGCCAATACAGGCGTGTACAACGCCACTAAGTGGGCAGTGGGAGCCTTTTCGGAGTCGCTGCGGAAAGAGGTTTACCAGAGCAATATCCGGGTCACGATCATCGAGCCAGGGTTGGTCGCCACGGAACTGCCGCAGCACATCACCAATCCCATGGCAAAGGAAGCTGCACTGGGGTTTTATGGCTCTGTCAAAAATCTGGACAGTGAGGACATTGCAGCCGCGATCGCCTATGCAGTTACGCAGCCACCCCACGTCAATGTGAATGAGATTTTGATTCGCCCTACAGAACAAGAACGCTAA
- a CDS encoding MerR family transcriptional regulator, which translates to MRIGELAKLAGVTPRTIRYYESLGLLGPSEREGKGFRYYTETELERLEKIHAFKELGLTLEEIADVMPVYYADPTRVQGKRKIVEILKGHLQDTDEKIQALIQFRSDLQSNIDRIQQWIDAQAES; encoded by the coding sequence ATGCGTATCGGAGAATTGGCTAAGCTGGCAGGCGTGACCCCTCGCACCATTCGCTATTACGAGAGTTTAGGGCTACTCGGACCCAGCGAACGTGAGGGTAAAGGGTTTCGTTATTATACCGAAACTGAACTGGAGCGTTTAGAAAAGATTCACGCCTTCAAAGAGTTAGGGTTGACGTTGGAAGAAATCGCCGATGTCATGCCCGTCTACTATGCTGACCCGACTCGCGTTCAAGGTAAACGCAAAATTGTGGAGATCCTCAAGGGTCACCTTCAAGATACTGATGAAAAAATTCAGGCATTGATTCAATTTCGTTCTGATTTGCAGAGCAACATCGATCGCATTCAACAGTGGATTGATGCTCAGGCCGAAAGCTAA
- a CDS encoding multicopper oxidase domain-containing protein: MPNPFAPEKNTHWTRRRLLQAGLAGVGLGGAAIALNQLQSRSSIKIPPIPQEAMAGIDGIFPMQTLRQFDYGTVKQENGRTIREFQIEVGTKPIQLNSAVSFVSWCFNGQVPGPTLRAREGDRVRVVFMNRGGHSHSLHFHGIHPPEMDGIRPIRNDTAFIYEFDAEPFGVHLYHCHIAPVTRHIGKGLYGMFIIDPPRDRPPADEMVLIMAGYDTNEDGHNELYAFNGIPNYYMQHPIPIQQNQLVRLYVLNMIEFDVAATFHLHANLFRVYPTGRTLEPTVETDVVTMGTAERHILEFSSRYTGEFMFHPHQDVIAEAGCMGRFSVVSG, encoded by the coding sequence ATGCCAAACCCTTTTGCACCCGAAAAAAATACTCATTGGACTCGACGACGACTCCTCCAGGCTGGATTAGCAGGGGTGGGGTTAGGAGGGGCAGCGATCGCCCTCAATCAACTTCAATCTCGCTCCTCAATAAAGATTCCCCCGATTCCTCAGGAGGCGATGGCGGGTATTGACGGTATCTTTCCGATGCAAACGTTGCGGCAGTTTGATTACGGCACGGTCAAACAGGAAAATGGACGTACCATCCGCGAATTTCAGATTGAGGTAGGCACTAAACCGATTCAACTCAACAGTGCGGTGTCGTTTGTTTCCTGGTGTTTTAATGGGCAGGTGCCAGGACCGACCTTACGGGCACGGGAGGGCGATCGCGTTCGGGTGGTGTTTATGAATCGGGGTGGACACTCCCATTCGCTACACTTTCACGGCATCCACCCACCTGAAATGGATGGAATTCGCCCGATCCGCAATGACACTGCCTTTATCTACGAGTTTGATGCTGAGCCATTTGGTGTGCATCTCTATCACTGCCACATTGCCCCAGTCACGCGCCACATTGGGAAAGGATTGTATGGCATGTTTATCATCGACCCACCGCGCGATCGCCCTCCTGCGGATGAAATGGTGTTGATCATGGCAGGCTATGACACCAATGAGGACGGGCACAACGAGTTGTACGCTTTTAATGGCATTCCTAACTACTACATGCAGCACCCAATTCCAATTCAGCAGAATCAATTGGTGCGGTTGTATGTGTTGAATATGATTGAGTTTGATGTTGCTGCGACATTTCACCTGCACGCCAATCTGTTTCGTGTGTATCCCACTGGGAGAACGTTAGAACCAACCGTAGAAACAGATGTAGTGACGATGGGAACTGCTGAACGGCACATTTTGGAGTTTAGTAGCCGTTACACTGGAGAATTTATGTTTCATCCCCATCAAGATGTAATTGCTGAAGCTGGTTGTATGGGGCGTTTTAGCGTGGTCAGCGGATAA
- the pstB gene encoding phosphate ABC transporter ATP-binding protein PstB, giving the protein MDISPAMRVQNLSFYYGTRKVLEGISMDIAQNKVTAIIGPSGCGKSTFIKSLNRIGELETTVRVEGKVEFFGQDLYSSKVNLNRLRRQIGMVFQKPNPFSMSVYENVAYGVRVAGGKSRAELDAIVESSLKGAALWDEVKDHLNKSALGLSGGQQQRLCIARALAIKPKVVLMDEPCSALDPIATMKIEELIHQLKKDFTIVIVTHNMQQASRVSDYTAFFSTDESRIGQMIEFGPTAQIFRAATQERTRDYVEGRFG; this is encoded by the coding sequence ATGGATATTTCTCCAGCTATGCGTGTGCAAAATTTGAGCTTCTACTATGGCACTCGTAAAGTGCTAGAGGGAATCTCAATGGACATCGCGCAAAACAAAGTGACTGCCATTATTGGTCCCTCTGGTTGTGGTAAGTCAACCTTTATCAAATCCCTCAATCGTATTGGCGAACTTGAAACCACGGTCAGAGTTGAGGGCAAAGTTGAGTTTTTTGGGCAAGACCTGTATAGCAGTAAGGTCAACTTAAATCGGTTGCGTCGGCAGATCGGCATGGTGTTTCAAAAACCTAACCCGTTTAGCATGAGCGTTTATGAAAACGTGGCCTATGGCGTGCGGGTGGCGGGTGGAAAATCGAGAGCAGAACTGGATGCGATCGTAGAATCGTCCCTCAAAGGAGCGGCACTGTGGGATGAAGTGAAGGATCACCTCAACAAATCAGCGTTGGGGTTATCGGGTGGTCAACAGCAACGTCTTTGTATTGCTCGTGCACTGGCGATCAAGCCTAAGGTGGTGCTGATGGATGAACCCTGTTCTGCACTCGACCCGATCGCCACGATGAAGATTGAAGAACTGATTCACCAACTCAAAAAAGACTTCACCATTGTCATCGTCACCCACAATATGCAACAGGCATCCCGCGTGTCTGACTACACTGCATTTTTCAGCACAGATGAGAGTCGCATCGGACAAATGATTGAGTTTGGTCCAACGGCGCAAATCTTCCGCGCAGCCACTCAAGAACGCACTCGCGATTACGTTGAAGGACGATTTGGTTGA